The following are encoded together in the Montipora foliosa isolate CH-2021 chromosome 12, ASM3666993v2, whole genome shotgun sequence genome:
- the LOC137978458 gene encoding potassium voltage-gated channel subfamily H member 1-like, with the protein MKQFSKLYKLPTQLAERTIDFFMSTWAMNKGIDTDEVLKYCPKDLQADICVHLNRVILESNTAFQDANTGVKRAIARNFWISHVAPGDRIIHHGESLDVLYFIARGSLEVKQGDAVVGLLGEDDVFGDDICHEPNVGQSAVDVIALTYCDLHWIQRDALIEVLEFYPEFANKFTKDLMLSYNLRDELKIRKRTPRLEIANEEDKLETSVTIGLRPRRNRKLSLVEELAQNYEFDNYGVDGDQTTEAEVDMMVIPKGRTNSFTKNNVRNHADIPESGTDVLLGLSEMKGEVRREIEVMNMKMTQLEQQISTILSILNSPRGCDSPSRSVDKGRMSATSYLNDTTPPEEALERGKYEEEPLPDWLAPTASQDSEETSSPTQKDNSAKAANLLNEGVNQGNEGRDPRLIQTLNLFKMGKKK; encoded by the exons ATGAAACAGTTCAGTAAACTTTACAAACTTCCAACACAGCTGGCCGAAAGAACCATTGACTTCTTTATGTCTACGTGGGCGATGAACAAAGGAATCGATACCGATGAG GTCCTGAAATACTGTCCGAAAGATCTTCAGGCAGACATATGCGTCCATCTTAACAGAGTCATTCTTGAAAGTAATACTGCCTTTCAAGACGCCAACACAGGAGTAAAGCGGGCCATTGCACGCAATTTCTGGATCTCACACGTGGCACCTGGTGATCGAATAATTCATCACGGTGAAAGCTTGGATGTCCTGTACTTTATTGCTCGAGGATCGTTGGAAGTCAAACAGGGGGACGCTGTTGTTGGTTTATTGG GTGAGGATGACGTATTCGGGGACGACATTTGTCATGAGCCAAATGTTGGGCAGTCGGCTGTAGATGTGATAGCACTCACGTACTGCGATCTTCACTGGATCCAAAGGGATGCGCTCATCGAAGTACTTGAGTTTTATCCAGAGTTCGCCAATAAGTTTACGAAGGATCTTATGCTCTCTTATAATTTGAGAGATGAG CTCAAGATTCGCAAACGAACCCCTCGACTGGAAATCGCCAACGAAGAAGACAAACTTGAAACGTCAGTAACCATTGGTTTAAGACCACGAAGAAATCGGAAGCTTAGTTTGGTAGAGGAACTGGCGCAGAATTACGAGTTTGACAACTATGGTGTTGATGGAGATCAAACTACCGAAGCGGAAGTCGACATGATGGTTATTCCGAAGGGTCGAACTAATAGCTTTACGAAAAACAATGTCCGAAATCACGCTGACATTCCAGAATCCGGTACCGATGTATTGTTGGGTTTATCCGAAATGAAAGGCGAGGTTCGGCGAGAAATCGAAGTCATGAACATGAAAATGACTCAGCTAGAGCAACAAATATCGACAATTCTGTCAATATTGAATAGCCCACGGGGATGCGATTCTCCCAGCAGAAGTGTCGATAAGGGCCGAATGTCCGCTACATCGTACCTTAATGATACAACTCCTCCCGAAGAAGCCCTGGAACGTGGAAAATATGAAGAAGAACCACTACCAGATTGGCTAGCACCGACTGCGTCTCAAGACTCAGAGGAAACTTCGTCGCCGACGCAGAAAGACAACTCGGCTAAGGCAGCTAATTTGTTGAACGAAGGTGTAAATCAAGGAAATGAAGGTAGAGATCCACGGCTGATTCAAACACTTAATCTCTTCAAAATGGGTaaaaagaagtaa
- the LOC137978914 gene encoding uncharacterized protein, translating into MADLDNLSDERTDVPEIRREKGRKRKSTKVGKQPRKARRDLAMTSTSIELPTQQLPSQAAEAALPSPQTVLQHSQALLQPVQTMPRPSVPCDNSSLSPFAQFSIPSANIFAAPLLNRTPQATIPHLPSSFAPPNTSTLGILNSLNDDKLGIILPVLVRMENKIDQLISILSTSSSSGKGNHLNTASMVVSHSNVASESQNNIPSVGAAVTPKPKTSNANIPSNARLMVAKLIDTSGEDNEEENESDHGSSAESSFKMQKSLPGMTSRQHIQLEMAKITEKNLPDDLNLPIPREDLIALQARSTSTMNFSVRLLRELFTREELVGRNISGVRGKERVDPARVEIIKQILFKIYRTSPSEKELLWSYCRKAMDSYLRKMQRPVEVVKDHYDLGSAPNVGSNNDIQ; encoded by the exons ATGGCAGACTTAGACAACTTATCAGATGAAAGAACG GATGTACCTGAAATACGAAGAGAAAAAGGAAGGAAGCGAAAGTctacaaaagttggaaaacaG CCCAGGAAGGCGAGGAGAGACCTTGCTATG ACCAGCACAAGTATTGAGCTACCCACTCAACAGTTACCTTCACAGGCAGCAGAAGCAGCACTTCCTTCTCCCCAGACAGTACTTCAACATTCACAAGCACTACTACAGCCTGTGCAAACAATGCCTCGACCCTCTGTTCCTTGTGACAATTCATCATTATCACCATTTGCCCAATTCTCAATACCGTCAGCGAATATCTTCGCTGCACCACTGCTGAACAGAACACCACAAGCAACGATTCCACATCTGCCTTCATCTTTTGCACCACCAAATACATCTACTTTGGGAATTCTTAATAGCCTGAATGATGATAAATTGGGAATTATTTTGCCTGTCTTAGTCAGAATGGAAAACAAAATTGACCAGCTAATATCAATTCTGAGCACATCATCGTCATCTGGAAAAGGAAACCATTTGAATACTGCTTCCATGGTAGTAAGCCATTCAAATGTTGCATCAGAAAGCCAGAATAATATTCCAAGTGTTGGAGCCGCCGTAACACCCAAGCCCAAGACAAGCAATGCCAATATCCCATCTAATGCAAGGTTGATGGTAGCAAAGCTGATTGACACCTCAGGGGAGGACAATGAAGAAGAAAATGAGTCAGACCATGGATCAAGTGCTGAGAGCTCCTTTAAGATGCAAAAGTCTCTTCCGGGGATGACATCCCGACAGCATATTCAACTTGAGATGGCCAAGATCACAGAGAAGAACTTACCTGATGATTTGAACCTTCCCATACCTCGTGAGGACCTCATTGCCTTGCAGGCAAGATCCACATCTACTATGAATTTCTCTGTGCGACTGCTGCGAGAGTTGTTCACACGTGAAGAACTGGTTGGGCGCAATATTTCTGGTGTGCGTGGTAAAGAAAGAGTTGATCCTGCCAGGGTAGAAATTATTAAGCAAATTCTGTTTAAGATTTATCGTACCTCACCATCAGAGAAAGAGCTCCTGTGGAGTTATTGTCGGAAGGCCATGGATTCCTATTTGCGTAAAATGCAACGCCCAGTTGAAGTTGTGAAGGATCATTACGATTTGGGTTCTGCACCAAATGTGGGAAGTAATAATGACATCCAGTAA
- the LOC137980069 gene encoding GTP-binding protein 2-like isoform X2 codes for MFNSAMESSAKFFATTSGNGAETYRASMPESLPPEVEEGNVEYKLKLVNPSPSRLEHLVTQMKWRLQEGDGEAIYEIGVEDNGMFVGLTREELDSSLNTLNVMASKLGAHTTLLRRHAVSGEDSSSLRLVAEVLVRRVPDDQQFIDIRLAVLGNVDAGKSTLLGVLTHNELDNGRGRARLNLFRHLHEIQTGRTSSISHEILGFNSQGEVINYSESRTAEDICEQSAKLITFIDLAGHHKYLRTTIFGLTGHSPDFAMLVIAGNAGIVGTTKEHLGLAMALKVPTFVIINKKDICSPSVIERTLRLLDRLLKSPGCNKVPVVVRTEDDVIVAATNFISNQVTPVFTASCVTGENLNLVKKFLNLVPPARSPLDQERLAQEFTEYQVDEIFNVPGIGPVVGGTLERGVLREADKLLLGPSLDGGFHPVIVTSVKRNRAPCRVVRAGQAASVALSGVDRTLLRRGMVLLDPVQKPCSCLGFWAEVFLLFHTTSIGKRFQATVYVGNVIQTAVIDDMNKVHINNVMLERTLALMKTNKS; via the exons ATGTTCAATTCAGCAATGGAGTCTTCAGCCAAGTTTTTCGCAACGACGTCCGGTAATGGCGCCGAAACATACCGCGCTTCCATGCCCGAAAGTTTACCCCCAGAG GTTGAGGAGGGAAATGTGGAATACAAG CTGAAGCTTGTCAATCCATCTCCATCTCGTTTGGAGCACCTGGTTACACAGATGAAATGGCGTCTTCAGGAAGGAGATGGAGAAGCAATTTATGAGATTGGAGTTGAGGACAACGGAATGTTTGTTGGTCTTACTAGAGAAGAGCTGGATTCTTCTCTAAACACTCTCAATGTAATGGCATCCAAACTTGGTGCCCATACCACCTTGCTGCGACGTCATGCAGTTAGTGGGGAGGACAGCAGTTCTTTAAGACTGGTGGCAGAAGTATTGGTTCGTCGGGTACCAGATGATCAACAG TTCATTGACATAAGACTAGCAGTGTTGGGTAATGTTGATGCTGGAAAGAGTACGTTACTTGGTGTCTTGACACACAATGAATTGGATAACGGCCGAGGAAGAGCTCGACTTAACCTCTTTAGACACTTGCATGAAATTCAAACAGGAAGAACATCTAGTATCAGCCATGAAATACTGGGATTTAATAGCCAAGGGGAG GTTATTAATTACAGTGAATCAAGAACTGCAGAAGACATTTGTGAGCAGTCTGCAAAGCTTATAACATTTATAGACCTTGCTGGACACCATAAATATTTGAGGACAACTATCTTTGGTTTAACTGGCCATTCTCCAGATTTTGCCATGCTTGTCATTGCTGGGAATGCTGGCATTG TTGGGACAACAAAAGAGCATTTAGGACTGGCTATGGCACTGAAGGTACCCACATTTGTGATTATAAACAAGAAAGACATCTGTTCGCCATCAGTGATTGAAAGAACCCTAAGATTACTTGATCGACTTTTAAAATCCCCGGGCTGTAACAAAGTACCTGTGGTAGTCCGAACAGAGGATGATGTGATAGTTGCTGCAACAAACTTCATCTCTAATCA GGTGACACCAGTCTTTACTGCATCTTGTGTGACTGGTGAGAATCTAAACCTTGTCAAAAAGTTTCTGAATCTTGTACCTCCAGCAAGATCACCTTTGGATCAGGAAAGACTGGCTCAAGAATTTACAGAGTATCAG GTGGATGAGATATTTAATGTTCCAGGTATTGGTCCAGTTGTTGGTGGCACATTAGAAAG AGGTGTACTGCGTGAAGCTGACAAGCTTCTTCTGGGTCCGTCTTTGGATGGTGGCTTTCATCCAGTGATTGTCACATCTGTGAAGAGAAACCGTGCTCCTTGCCGTGTCGTGCGTGCAGGCCAGGCTGCTTCAGTAGCTTTAAGTGGAGTAGACAGGACCCTGCTCAGACGG GGTATGGTTCTCCTTGATCCTGTTCAGAAGCCTTGCTCCTGCCTGGGATTCTGGGCTGAAGTGTTTCTTCTATTCCACACCACTTCAATAGGCAAACGGTTTCAGGCTACAGTATATGTTGGGAATGTCATCCAAACTGCAGTTATTGATGACATGAACAAGGTGCATATAAACAATGTTATGCTTGAAAGAACCCTTGCACTAATGAAGACAAATAAAAGCTAG
- the LOC137980069 gene encoding GTP-binding protein 2-like isoform X1 — MFNSAMESSAKFFATTSGNGAETYRASMPESLPPEVEEGNVEYKLKLVNPSPSRLEHLVTQMKWRLQEGDGEAIYEIGVEDNGMFVGLTREELDSSLNTLNVMASKLGAHTTLLRRHAVSGEDSSSLRLVAEVLVRRVPDDQQFIDIRLAVLGNVDAGKSTLLGVLTHNELDNGRGRARLNLFRHLHEIQTGRTSSISHEILGFNSQGEVINYSESRTAEDICEQSAKLITFIDLAGHHKYLRTTIFGLTGHSPDFAMLVIAGNAGIVGTTKEHLGLAMALKVPTFVIINKKDICSPSVIERTLRLLDRLLKSPGCNKVPVVVRTEDDVIVAATNFISNQVTPVFTASCVTGENLNLVKKFLNLVPPARSPLDQERLAQEFTEYQVDEIFNVPGIGPVVGGTLERGVLREADKLLLGPSLDGGFHPVIVTSVKRNRAPCRVVRAGQAASVALSGVDRTLLRRGMVLLDPVQKPCSCLGFWAEVFLLFHTTSIGKRFQATVYVGNVIQTAVIDDMNKDSLKTGQRAKVRFRFMKHPEYIRNGSRIFFREGHTKGVGQVSSLIYQNANTDR, encoded by the exons ATGTTCAATTCAGCAATGGAGTCTTCAGCCAAGTTTTTCGCAACGACGTCCGGTAATGGCGCCGAAACATACCGCGCTTCCATGCCCGAAAGTTTACCCCCAGAG GTTGAGGAGGGAAATGTGGAATACAAG CTGAAGCTTGTCAATCCATCTCCATCTCGTTTGGAGCACCTGGTTACACAGATGAAATGGCGTCTTCAGGAAGGAGATGGAGAAGCAATTTATGAGATTGGAGTTGAGGACAACGGAATGTTTGTTGGTCTTACTAGAGAAGAGCTGGATTCTTCTCTAAACACTCTCAATGTAATGGCATCCAAACTTGGTGCCCATACCACCTTGCTGCGACGTCATGCAGTTAGTGGGGAGGACAGCAGTTCTTTAAGACTGGTGGCAGAAGTATTGGTTCGTCGGGTACCAGATGATCAACAG TTCATTGACATAAGACTAGCAGTGTTGGGTAATGTTGATGCTGGAAAGAGTACGTTACTTGGTGTCTTGACACACAATGAATTGGATAACGGCCGAGGAAGAGCTCGACTTAACCTCTTTAGACACTTGCATGAAATTCAAACAGGAAGAACATCTAGTATCAGCCATGAAATACTGGGATTTAATAGCCAAGGGGAG GTTATTAATTACAGTGAATCAAGAACTGCAGAAGACATTTGTGAGCAGTCTGCAAAGCTTATAACATTTATAGACCTTGCTGGACACCATAAATATTTGAGGACAACTATCTTTGGTTTAACTGGCCATTCTCCAGATTTTGCCATGCTTGTCATTGCTGGGAATGCTGGCATTG TTGGGACAACAAAAGAGCATTTAGGACTGGCTATGGCACTGAAGGTACCCACATTTGTGATTATAAACAAGAAAGACATCTGTTCGCCATCAGTGATTGAAAGAACCCTAAGATTACTTGATCGACTTTTAAAATCCCCGGGCTGTAACAAAGTACCTGTGGTAGTCCGAACAGAGGATGATGTGATAGTTGCTGCAACAAACTTCATCTCTAATCA GGTGACACCAGTCTTTACTGCATCTTGTGTGACTGGTGAGAATCTAAACCTTGTCAAAAAGTTTCTGAATCTTGTACCTCCAGCAAGATCACCTTTGGATCAGGAAAGACTGGCTCAAGAATTTACAGAGTATCAG GTGGATGAGATATTTAATGTTCCAGGTATTGGTCCAGTTGTTGGTGGCACATTAGAAAG AGGTGTACTGCGTGAAGCTGACAAGCTTCTTCTGGGTCCGTCTTTGGATGGTGGCTTTCATCCAGTGATTGTCACATCTGTGAAGAGAAACCGTGCTCCTTGCCGTGTCGTGCGTGCAGGCCAGGCTGCTTCAGTAGCTTTAAGTGGAGTAGACAGGACCCTGCTCAGACGG GGTATGGTTCTCCTTGATCCTGTTCAGAAGCCTTGCTCCTGCCTGGGATTCTGGGCTGAAGTGTTTCTTCTATTCCACACCACTTCAATAGGCAAACGGTTTCAGGCTACAGTATATGTTGGGAATGTCATCCAAACTGCAGTTATTGATGACATGAACAAG GACTCTTTAAAGACAGGGCAGCGAGCTAAAGTGCGCTTCAGGTTTATGAAACATCCAGAATACATTCGCAATGGATCCAGGATTTTCTTTAGGGAGGGACATACCAAGGGAGTTGGACAGGTGTCTAGTTTGATATACCAAAATGCTAATACAGATCGATAA